A stretch of the Deltaproteobacteria bacterium genome encodes the following:
- a CDS encoding aldehyde dehydrogenase family protein — protein sequence MARSASLEMSARANSALRTDDRDLDAAIAALRDRAREWARLAPRAKAELVRACIPRVLAAGDEWAATGARARGADPAEEWLAGVTPTVRQLRLFADTLDAIAAAGKPPLGRRARTLPNGRLAIDVFPASGIDRASFAGFTCHCVMDEGVDRDAARRRQAAFYDVSDPDGGVSLILGAGNVSSIPPMDVLSKLVADGFVCLLKMNPVNEWVGPILERAFDPLIRRGYLRIVYGGADVGQYLVYHEEIDDIHITGSDRTHDLIVWGPPGPERDRRQRENDPVLTIPITSELGNVSPVAIVPHAYSDEELWFQARNVVTMVTNNASFNCNAAKMLITSRQWPQRDRFLDMIERGLAAVPPRKAYYPGAFDRYARLTEGRDGVRRIGTAKDGTLPWAVIRDVPPGSDDDLFRVEPFCGILSETALDAGEPDQFLAEATAFMNERLWGTLNAMIVIHPSHERDPTIAASLDRAILDLRYGTVAINHWPALGYAFGTPPWGGHQSSTLADIQSGLGWVHNTYLLDGIDKSVVRGNLVVKPHPAWFYDNTRAGAIAPAVARMEASPSWWKLPGLMWRALV from the coding sequence ATGGCACGGTCAGCATCGCTCGAGATGAGCGCGAGGGCGAACAGCGCACTGCGGACGGACGATCGGGACCTCGACGCGGCGATCGCGGCGCTGCGCGACCGGGCCCGCGAGTGGGCGCGGCTCGCGCCCCGCGCCAAGGCGGAACTCGTGCGCGCGTGCATCCCGCGGGTGTTGGCGGCCGGCGACGAGTGGGCCGCGACCGGCGCGCGCGCGCGCGGCGCCGACCCGGCCGAAGAATGGCTCGCGGGCGTGACGCCGACCGTGCGCCAGCTGAGGCTGTTCGCCGACACGCTCGACGCGATCGCGGCGGCGGGCAAACCACCGCTGGGTCGCCGCGCGCGCACGCTGCCCAACGGGCGGCTCGCGATCGACGTGTTCCCCGCCAGCGGCATCGACCGCGCGAGCTTCGCCGGGTTCACCTGCCACTGCGTGATGGACGAGGGCGTCGACCGCGACGCGGCGCGGCGCCGGCAGGCTGCGTTCTACGACGTGTCGGACCCGGACGGTGGCGTGTCCCTGATCCTCGGCGCCGGCAACGTGTCGTCGATCCCGCCGATGGACGTGCTCAGCAAGCTCGTCGCCGACGGCTTCGTGTGCTTGCTCAAGATGAACCCGGTCAACGAGTGGGTCGGGCCGATCCTCGAGCGGGCGTTCGATCCGCTCATCCGCCGCGGGTACCTGCGCATCGTCTACGGAGGGGCGGACGTCGGCCAGTACCTCGTCTATCACGAGGAGATCGACGACATCCACATCACCGGCTCCGACCGGACGCACGACTTGATCGTCTGGGGGCCGCCCGGCCCGGAGCGGGACCGACGCCAGCGCGAAAACGACCCGGTTCTCACGATCCCGATCACGTCGGAACTCGGCAACGTGTCGCCGGTCGCCATCGTTCCGCACGCGTACAGCGACGAGGAGCTGTGGTTTCAGGCGCGCAACGTGGTCACGATGGTGACCAACAACGCGTCGTTCAACTGCAACGCGGCCAAGATGTTGATCACGTCGCGGCAGTGGCCGCAGCGCGACCGGTTCCTCGACATGATCGAGCGCGGTCTGGCCGCGGTGCCGCCGCGCAAGGCCTACTACCCCGGCGCGTTCGACCGCTACGCGCGGCTTACCGAAGGGCGAGACGGCGTGCGCCGGATCGGGACGGCGAAGGACGGCACGTTGCCGTGGGCGGTCATTCGCGACGTACCGCCCGGCAGCGACGACGATCTGTTTCGAGTGGAACCGTTTTGCGGCATCCTGTCGGAGACGGCGCTCGACGCCGGCGAGCCGGACCAATTCCTCGCGGAGGCGACTGCGTTCATGAACGAACGGCTGTGGGGCACGCTCAACGCGATGATCGTGATCCACCCGTCCCACGAGCGCGACCCGACGATCGCGGCGTCACTCGACCGGGCGATCCTCGATCTGCGCTACGGCACGGTGGCGATCAACCACTGGCCGGCGCTCGGCTACGCATTCGGAACGCCGCCGTGGGGCGGCCACCAGAGTTCGACCCTCGCGGACATCCAGAGCGGGCTCGGCTGGGTGCACAACACGTACCTGCTCGACGGCATCGACAAGTCGGTCGTCCGCGGAAACCTGGTCGTCAAGCCGCACCCGGCGTGGTTCTACGACAACACGCGAGCCGGCGCGATCGCGCCGGCGGTAGCGCGGATGGAGGCAAGTCCGAGCTGGTGGAAGCTGCCCGGGTTGATGTGGAGGGCGCTGGTATGA